From Acidimicrobiia bacterium, the proteins below share one genomic window:
- the uppS gene encoding polyprenyl diphosphate synthase, whose amino-acid sequence MSDPRHVAIVMDGNGRWAEARGLPRTAGHAAGEEALFEVVHGALGLGIEWLTVFTFSTENWSRPDDEVAFLMGFKENLLTRRRDELHELGIRVRFLGDRNDPRVGDRLRENIAAAETLTAGNTAMTMVFAFNHGGRAEIVEAARRLSVDVAEGKLAAEEIDEAALLARFEIPEMPDPDLVIRTSGEHRLSNFLLWQAAYSELVFTPTLWPDFRTEHLVACVEEYRRRDRRFGKVTDG is encoded by the coding sequence GTCGCCATCGTGATGGATGGCAACGGCCGCTGGGCGGAGGCGCGTGGGCTACCGAGGACAGCGGGACACGCCGCCGGAGAGGAGGCGCTGTTCGAAGTGGTCCACGGTGCGCTCGGGCTCGGCATCGAGTGGCTCACCGTGTTCACGTTCTCCACGGAGAACTGGTCCCGCCCTGACGACGAAGTGGCCTTCCTCATGGGCTTCAAGGAGAATCTCCTGACTCGACGCCGAGACGAGCTGCACGAACTCGGCATACGGGTGCGCTTCCTCGGAGACCGGAACGACCCGCGCGTGGGTGATCGCCTCCGGGAGAACATCGCGGCCGCCGAGACGCTGACCGCCGGCAACACGGCGATGACCATGGTGTTCGCCTTCAACCACGGTGGTCGTGCGGAGATCGTCGAAGCGGCTCGCCGCCTCTCGGTCGATGTGGCCGAGGGGAAGCTCGCCGCCGAGGAGATCGACGAGGCAGCCCTGCTCGCTCGTTTCGAGATCCCGGAGATGCCCGATCCGGACCTCGTGATCCGCACCAGCGGGGAGCATCGCCTCAGCAACTTCCTCCTGTGGCAGGCCGCCTACAGCGAGCTGGTGTTCACCCCGACGCTGTGGCCCGACTTCCGAACCGAGCATCTCGTCGCCTGCGTGGAGGAGTACCGACGCCGGGACCGCCGATTCGGCAAGGTCACCGACGGCTAA
- a CDS encoding IS110 family transposase, which produces MVVIGIDAHKRTHTAVAVDHNGVELGTKTVAANSVGHLELVRWARRWGEQVRFGAEDCRHVTRRLEADLVRADAQVVRVPPKLMAGTRRSVRARGKSDPIDALAVARAVLREPGLPVARLDQDELEIRLLVDHREDLVAQRTAIINRLRWHLYDLDPTLEDTCKNLTSLRALDTVAQALTTMSGVRAEIASDLVARCQELTAAGTALEKQITTRIKPLAPSLLALHGCGPLTAAKIVAETASVTRFRDRNAYARHNGTAPIPVWSGNTNHHRLNRGGNRQLNAALHRIAITQLRTPGPARDLIERVTASGKTKRDALRILRRRLSDVVYKSLLTDHHAHHAITSLAEAA; this is translated from the coding sequence ATGGTGGTCATCGGAATCGACGCGCACAAGCGCACCCATACGGCAGTGGCAGTGGATCACAACGGGGTTGAGCTTGGAACCAAGACGGTGGCGGCTAACTCGGTGGGGCATCTGGAGCTGGTGCGTTGGGCTCGCAGGTGGGGTGAACAGGTTCGGTTCGGGGCAGAGGACTGCCGTCATGTCACTCGACGGCTCGAAGCTGACTTGGTGCGTGCCGACGCGCAGGTGGTTCGGGTTCCTCCCAAGCTGATGGCCGGGACTAGGCGTAGCGTCAGGGCACGAGGCAAGTCGGATCCCATCGACGCGCTCGCGGTGGCCCGGGCGGTGCTGCGCGAACCGGGGCTGCCGGTAGCACGGTTGGATCAAGACGAGTTAGAGATCCGTCTGCTCGTCGATCACCGCGAAGACCTTGTGGCGCAACGCACCGCGATCATCAACCGGCTGCGTTGGCACCTCTACGACCTGGACCCGACCCTCGAGGACACCTGCAAGAACCTGACGTCGCTGCGGGCCCTCGACACGGTCGCCCAAGCCCTCACGACTATGAGTGGGGTGAGAGCCGAGATCGCCTCCGACCTCGTTGCCCGATGCCAGGAACTCACCGCGGCCGGAACGGCCCTCGAAAAGCAGATCACCACCCGGATCAAACCGCTGGCACCATCCCTGCTGGCCCTGCATGGCTGCGGGCCACTCACCGCAGCCAAGATCGTCGCAGAGACAGCCTCGGTAACCCGGTTCCGGGACCGCAACGCCTACGCCCGCCACAACGGCACCGCCCCAATACCCGTGTGGTCAGGCAACACCAACCACCATCGACTCAACCGAGGCGGCAACCGGCAACTCAACGCCGCGTTGCATCGCATCGCCATCACCCAACTCCGAACCCCCGGACCCGCACGAGACCTCATCGAACGCGTCACCGCCTCAGGCAAAACCAAACGAGACGCCCTACGAATCCTGCGACGCCGACTATCCGACGTCGTCTACAAAAGCCTCCTCACCGACCATCACGCCCACCACGCTATAACCAGCCTCGCCGAAGCCGCTTGA
- a CDS encoding glycine--tRNA ligase yields the protein MPAPSLETIVNLSKRRGFVFPSSEIYGGLRSAWDYGPLGAELLRNIRDAWWTTMVRDRDDVVGLDSAILQSRQVWVASGHEASFTDPLVECTSCNHRFRLDKLEEPDLCPNCGTRGAFTEPRAFHLMLKTFLGPVEEDAAVVYLRPETAQGIFINYENVRRTARLRLPFGIAQIGKAFRNEITPGQFVFRTREFEQMEMEYFCRPEESQQWHEYWLEARMQWFVDLGMTADNLRLRAHDDDELSHYSSATSDLEYRFPWGWDELEGIAHRGDFDLRAHSEHSGADLRYYDQENDEHFFPHVIEPAVGVTRSAFAFLMDAYDEDEVGGEARVVLRLHRRLAPIKIAILPLSKKDDLVGVTSRVASLLRRRWAIEVDVTQSIGRRYRRQDEIGTPYCVTVDFDTLDDDAVTIRDRDTTEQVRIPIDGLVDHFTTVLDA from the coding sequence ATGCCTGCCCCGTCCCTCGAGACCATCGTCAACCTGTCGAAGCGCCGTGGCTTCGTCTTCCCGTCGTCGGAGATCTACGGCGGTCTTCGCTCGGCCTGGGACTACGGCCCGCTCGGGGCCGAGCTGCTGCGCAATATCCGCGACGCCTGGTGGACCACGATGGTGCGTGACCGCGACGACGTCGTCGGCCTCGATTCGGCGATCCTGCAGAGTCGACAGGTGTGGGTGGCTTCGGGCCACGAGGCGTCGTTCACCGACCCCCTCGTCGAGTGCACGTCATGCAATCACCGGTTTCGGCTCGACAAGCTGGAGGAGCCGGACCTTTGCCCCAACTGCGGCACCCGTGGCGCCTTCACCGAGCCCCGTGCCTTTCACTTGATGCTCAAGACCTTCCTCGGTCCGGTGGAGGAGGACGCGGCGGTGGTGTACCTGCGCCCCGAGACCGCTCAGGGCATCTTCATCAACTACGAGAACGTGCGCCGAACGGCGCGCCTGAGGCTCCCATTCGGGATCGCCCAGATCGGCAAGGCGTTCCGCAACGAGATCACCCCGGGGCAGTTCGTGTTTCGCACCCGGGAGTTCGAGCAGATGGAGATGGAGTACTTCTGCCGACCCGAGGAGTCCCAGCAGTGGCACGAGTACTGGCTGGAGGCCCGGATGCAGTGGTTCGTCGACCTGGGCATGACCGCCGACAACCTGCGCCTGCGGGCCCACGACGACGACGAGTTGTCGCACTACTCCAGCGCCACCAGCGACCTCGAGTACCGGTTCCCGTGGGGATGGGACGAGCTGGAGGGCATCGCCCATCGCGGTGACTTCGACCTGCGCGCCCACAGCGAGCACAGCGGGGCCGACCTTCGGTACTACGACCAGGAGAACGACGAGCATTTCTTCCCGCATGTGATCGAGCCGGCGGTGGGCGTGACCCGCTCCGCTTTCGCCTTCCTCATGGATGCCTACGACGAGGACGAGGTGGGTGGGGAGGCCCGGGTAGTGCTGCGGCTGCACCGGCGGCTGGCCCCGATCAAAATCGCCATCTTGCCCCTCTCGAAGAAGGACGACCTCGTTGGGGTGACCTCACGCGTGGCATCCCTGCTGCGACGCCGGTGGGCGATCGAGGTGGATGTGACCCAGTCGATCGGCCGTCGGTACCGCCGGCAGGATGAGATCGGCACTCCGTACTGCGTCACCGTGGACTTCGACACCCTCGACGACGACGCGGTGACCATCCGCGACCGGGACACCACCGAGCAGGTGCGGATCCCGATCGATGGGCTGGTCGATCACTTCACCACCGTGCTCGACGCCTGA
- the dnaG gene encoding DNA primase: MAYRREDIERVRDATDLVELVAEITKVKRSGRSVMAVCPFHQEKTPSMSVDAARGLYHCFGCGKSGDLFTWVQETQGLDFSDSLELLARRANVTLQRDPEAAKRRDRRELLVDATEKAVSFYVERLREGRDAGGARGYLRGRGYDADVVDRFRLGYSPQSGDALVGHLRAHKVPEDVMVTAGLAIRAGTGRVFDRFRGRIMFPIFDVRGDAVGFGARLLDGDGPKYLNSPETPIYRKSQLLYGLNWAKGEMVRAGNAVVVEGYTDVIALHLADMPVAVATCGTALGEEHLDLLRRFTERVVLMFDADAAGEGASIRGFDRSVPGDLDLRVASLPVGRDPADVVAAGEVELLASAVRDSTPLMQTRIEAELARFDYQHDHEAAARALRAAAAIVATHPDRTARTEYARFLANRLVTRSVDEVVELVESLHATRARSSVPGEGAPKPERELTGIEKAERELLRLLLANDPGVRDIDAAGWFGLPDHAAAFELIAPALTGLEPGEPPDLGSLLGSDESPSAATLRALALLDVPLPQADEVIRRVRVGALDREIHSLKVRLAGVDADREPEAHSTVFGELIALERRRRELWSSS; this comes from the coding sequence ATGGCCTATCGGCGGGAAGACATCGAACGCGTCCGCGATGCCACCGATCTGGTCGAACTGGTCGCCGAGATCACCAAGGTCAAGCGAAGCGGCCGCAGCGTCATGGCGGTGTGCCCGTTCCATCAGGAGAAGACGCCCTCGATGTCGGTGGATGCCGCTCGCGGCCTCTACCACTGCTTCGGCTGCGGCAAGAGCGGGGATCTCTTCACCTGGGTGCAGGAGACGCAGGGACTCGACTTCTCCGACTCGCTGGAACTGCTGGCACGCCGGGCCAACGTCACCCTCCAGCGCGATCCCGAGGCGGCCAAGCGCCGTGATCGGCGCGAGCTGCTGGTCGATGCCACCGAGAAGGCGGTGTCGTTCTACGTGGAGCGGCTCCGAGAGGGCAGGGACGCCGGGGGAGCCCGTGGCTACCTGCGGGGGCGTGGGTACGACGCCGACGTGGTCGACCGGTTCCGACTCGGCTACAGCCCGCAGAGCGGAGACGCCCTGGTGGGCCATCTCCGGGCGCACAAGGTGCCCGAAGACGTGATGGTCACGGCGGGCCTGGCGATCCGGGCGGGCACGGGCCGGGTGTTCGATCGATTCCGCGGAAGGATCATGTTCCCGATCTTCGACGTCCGGGGCGATGCCGTCGGATTCGGGGCGCGTCTCCTCGACGGCGACGGTCCCAAGTACCTGAACTCGCCGGAGACGCCCATCTACCGCAAGTCGCAGCTGCTCTACGGACTCAACTGGGCGAAGGGTGAGATGGTCCGTGCCGGTAACGCGGTCGTCGTCGAGGGCTACACCGACGTCATCGCCTTGCACCTGGCCGACATGCCGGTGGCGGTGGCCACCTGTGGCACCGCTCTCGGCGAGGAGCACCTGGATCTGCTCCGACGGTTCACCGAACGGGTGGTGCTCATGTTCGACGCCGACGCCGCCGGTGAGGGCGCCAGCATCCGGGGCTTCGACCGCAGTGTTCCCGGTGACCTCGACCTGAGGGTCGCCTCCCTGCCCGTCGGCAGGGATCCGGCTGACGTGGTTGCGGCGGGTGAGGTCGAGCTGCTGGCATCGGCGGTGCGGGATTCCACCCCGCTGATGCAGACCCGGATCGAGGCCGAACTGGCGCGGTTCGACTACCAACACGACCACGAGGCGGCGGCGAGAGCGCTGCGGGCAGCGGCGGCGATCGTCGCCACCCACCCGGACCGGACCGCTCGGACCGAGTATGCGCGTTTCCTGGCGAATCGCCTGGTGACCCGGTCGGTCGACGAGGTCGTGGAGCTGGTCGAGTCGCTGCACGCCACCCGGGCACGGTCGAGTGTGCCGGGTGAGGGCGCACCGAAGCCGGAGCGGGAGTTGACCGGGATCGAGAAGGCCGAGCGCGAACTGCTCCGGCTGCTGCTGGCGAACGATCCCGGGGTGCGGGACATCGACGCCGCCGGATGGTTCGGTCTACCGGACCACGCCGCCGCCTTCGAGCTCATCGCCCCTGCCCTCACCGGGCTGGAGCCGGGCGAGCCTCCCGACCTGGGGTCGCTGCTCGGTTCCGACGAGTCCCCGAGTGCCGCCACCCTGCGTGCCCTCGCCCTGCTCGACGTGCCACTGCCACAGGCCGACGAGGTCATTCGCCGGGTCCGGGTAGGGGCCCTCGACCGCGAGATCCACTCGCTCAAGGTGAGGCTCGCCGGGGTCGACGCCGACCGCGAACCCGAGGCACATTCCACTGTCTTCGGCGAGTTGATAGCGTTGGAGCGTCGGCGCCGCGAACTGTGGAGTTCCTCCTGA
- a CDS encoding RNA polymerase sigma factor, which yields MEFLLITEDEVLETLSQRARQRGFLMMAEILQELEDAEVSPEAFDRVFDALQSQSVEVREDSPEDHYGTTPDSEGIEVSDAVRMYLQEIGRVPLLDTQAEVELSMQMESGIRAVEKLATAPDDLATAERVILERSVRQGARAQQHLVESNLRLVVSIAKKYVGRGMPLLDLIQEGNLGLMRAVQKFDYRRGFKFSTYASWWIRQSVTRALADQGRTIRVPVHMVEAINKLAAAQRNLSQALHREPTIEEIAEDLELEPSKVSELRRIAQDPLSLETPLGGDDDSATLGDFVEDYDAEAPVAAASFRLLQDYLRMALEELSERERQVLVMRFGIADGQVRTLEEVGRHFKVTRERVRQLETKALAKLRQPARADRLRGYLGDG from the coding sequence GTGGAGTTCCTCCTGATCACCGAAGACGAGGTCCTCGAAACGCTGAGCCAACGGGCCCGTCAGCGCGGGTTCCTGATGATGGCCGAGATCCTCCAGGAGCTCGAGGACGCCGAGGTGTCGCCCGAGGCGTTCGATCGGGTTTTCGACGCGCTCCAGTCGCAGTCGGTGGAGGTCCGCGAAGACTCCCCGGAGGACCACTACGGGACGACCCCGGACAGCGAAGGCATCGAGGTCAGCGACGCGGTGCGCATGTACCTCCAGGAGATCGGGCGGGTGCCGCTGCTCGACACTCAGGCCGAGGTCGAGCTGTCGATGCAGATGGAGTCGGGGATCAGGGCGGTCGAGAAGCTGGCCACCGCACCCGACGATCTCGCCACCGCCGAGCGGGTGATCCTGGAGCGTTCGGTTCGCCAGGGAGCGCGCGCCCAGCAGCACCTCGTCGAATCGAATCTGCGGCTGGTCGTGTCGATCGCCAAGAAGTACGTGGGGCGGGGGATGCCGCTGCTCGATCTCATCCAGGAAGGCAACCTTGGCCTGATGCGGGCGGTGCAGAAGTTCGACTACCGCCGTGGCTTCAAGTTCTCCACCTACGCCTCGTGGTGGATTCGCCAGTCGGTGACCCGGGCCCTCGCCGATCAGGGCCGCACCATTCGGGTCCCGGTGCACATGGTGGAGGCGATCAACAAGCTCGCTGCCGCTCAGCGCAACCTGAGCCAGGCCCTGCACCGCGAGCCGACGATCGAGGAGATCGCCGAGGATCTCGAACTGGAGCCGTCCAAGGTCAGCGAGCTGCGTCGCATTGCTCAGGACCCGTTGTCCCTGGAGACGCCATTGGGGGGCGATGACGATTCGGCAACGCTCGGCGACTTCGTCGAGGACTACGACGCCGAGGCACCGGTGGCGGCAGCATCGTTCCGGCTCCTCCAGGATTACCTGCGGATGGCCCTCGAAGAGCTGAGCGAACGCGAGCGGCAGGTGCTCGTCATGCGTTTCGGGATCGCCGACGGCCAGGTGCGCACCCTCGAGGAGGTTGGTCGCCACTTCAAGGTCACCCGGGAACGGGTGCGTCAGCTCGAGACGAAGGCCCTGGCAAAGCTCAGACAGCCCGCCAGGGCGGATCGTCTCCGGGGGTATCTGGGGGACGGGTAG
- a CDS encoding CsbD family protein translates to MDQETKLKWQGRWDQVKGHAKKTWGQLTDDDLTVAEGDFEALVGRIKERTGETVEAIQKRFESAFGDDENDDT, encoded by the coding sequence GTGGACCAGGAAACAAAGCTGAAGTGGCAGGGCCGCTGGGATCAGGTCAAGGGCCACGCCAAGAAGACATGGGGCCAGCTCACCGATGACGACCTCACGGTTGCAGAAGGTGACTTCGAGGCTCTGGTCGGCCGGATCAAGGAGCGGACCGGTGAGACCGTCGAGGCGATTCAGAAGCGATTCGAATCGGCCTTCGGTGACGACGAGAACGACGACACCTGA
- a CDS encoding NIPSNAP family protein, which produces MRYQLRDFRIRSGALEEFVDQWRAGVVPLRAEFGFEIIGAWSNPETDRFVWLLAHEGDFEAVDRTYYESADRGRLSPDPARLIEEAHKEFVVPAL; this is translated from the coding sequence GTGAGGTATCAGCTACGTGACTTTCGGATCAGGTCAGGGGCCCTGGAGGAGTTCGTCGACCAATGGCGTGCGGGGGTGGTGCCGTTGCGAGCGGAGTTCGGTTTCGAGATCATCGGTGCCTGGTCGAACCCGGAGACCGACCGCTTCGTGTGGCTGCTGGCCCACGAAGGGGACTTCGAGGCGGTGGACCGTACCTACTACGAGTCGGCCGACCGGGGCCGGCTATCGCCGGACCCGGCCCGACTCATCGAGGAGGCGCACAAGGAGTTCGTGGTCCCGGCCCTCTGA
- a CDS encoding alpha/beta hydrolase encodes MRPSSGVIGVDGTDLYYETGGSGPPVVLLHGGWLHLRQWDEQAEALFADHFVVRYDVRGYGRTPLGDRPYRHNEDLAALLHALGVDAAHFVALSMGSEVALDHALTNPGAVRSLFIGAHPMPGYDLGPTFNEPFRAIARAGAAGDKALLRRLLWDFPPLRVAGGIPEVRRRLERMFVNEYTWAHVRSDVPPRLPVEPLASGRLHEIVPPTAVVVGNGEMDVLLGQADYMLARIPGSRKLVVEGAGHIVNMERPETYTELLLRWLQEH; translated from the coding sequence ATGCGGCCTAGTTCTGGCGTCATCGGCGTAGACGGCACCGATCTCTACTACGAGACCGGCGGTTCGGGTCCGCCCGTCGTGCTCCTCCACGGAGGTTGGCTGCACCTGAGGCAATGGGACGAGCAGGCTGAGGCGCTTTTCGCCGACCACTTCGTGGTTCGCTACGACGTCCGCGGGTATGGCCGTACCCCGCTGGGGGACCGTCCGTATCGACATAACGAAGACCTCGCGGCACTCCTACACGCCCTCGGCGTCGATGCCGCCCACTTTGTGGCGTTGTCGATGGGGAGTGAGGTGGCCCTGGACCACGCACTCACCAATCCCGGCGCGGTGCGCAGCCTCTTCATCGGCGCACATCCGATGCCTGGGTACGACCTCGGTCCCACGTTCAACGAGCCCTTCCGAGCCATCGCGCGTGCCGGAGCCGCAGGCGACAAGGCTCTCCTGCGGAGGCTGCTCTGGGATTTCCCACCGTTGCGGGTTGCCGGCGGGATTCCGGAGGTGCGACGCCGGCTCGAGCGTATGTTCGTAAACGAGTACACGTGGGCGCATGTCCGGTCTGACGTCCCGCCGCGCCTGCCGGTGGAACCGTTAGCCAGCGGTCGGCTTCACGAGATCGTCCCACCCACGGCGGTCGTCGTCGGCAACGGCGAGATGGACGTGCTGCTCGGCCAGGCCGACTACATGCTCGCCCGCATCCCCGGCTCCCGGAAGCTGGTCGTGGAAGGCGCGGGGCACATCGTGAACATGGAACGGCCGGAGACTTACACCGAGTTACTCCTCCGGTGGCTGCAAGAGCATTAG
- a CDS encoding neutral zinc metallopeptidase — protein MTIREDAQLDPGQVRDRRGKGAGIAVGGLGGILALVLFLVLGGDPAQLPAGLDGETVGSDQDTELTDECRTGADAATREDCRIVGYVNSIQAYWGGALDGYQLATTTFFEEGVNTGCGHATSAVGPFYCPVDAGIYIDLGFFEVLRTRLGAEGGPFAEAYIIAHEYGHHVQNLMGTLTAGGGAGAEGHSVRTELQADCFAGVWASHAVATGFLEPITDARLAQALDAAAAVGDDRIQEQTQGQVNPETWTHGSSEQRQEWFLVGMNSGGPDACNTFDAEL, from the coding sequence ATGACGATCCGAGAAGACGCACAACTCGATCCCGGCCAGGTTCGCGATCGCCGCGGCAAGGGCGCCGGCATCGCGGTCGGCGGCCTGGGCGGAATCCTCGCCTTGGTGCTATTCCTGGTGCTCGGCGGAGACCCGGCGCAGTTGCCTGCCGGCCTCGATGGCGAAACGGTGGGCAGCGACCAGGACACCGAGCTCACCGACGAGTGCCGGACCGGCGCCGACGCCGCCACCCGCGAAGACTGTCGCATCGTCGGCTACGTGAACAGCATCCAGGCGTACTGGGGCGGTGCGCTCGATGGGTACCAATTGGCCACCACGACGTTCTTCGAAGAGGGGGTCAATACCGGATGCGGCCACGCGACGAGTGCGGTAGGCCCCTTCTACTGCCCGGTCGACGCCGGGATCTATATCGACCTGGGGTTCTTCGAAGTGCTGCGCACGCGCCTCGGTGCCGAGGGCGGCCCATTCGCCGAGGCCTACATCATCGCCCACGAGTACGGCCATCACGTGCAAAACCTGATGGGCACCCTGACTGCCGGAGGCGGTGCAGGCGCCGAGGGCCACTCGGTGCGGACCGAGCTGCAGGCCGATTGCTTCGCCGGAGTCTGGGCAAGTCACGCGGTGGCGACCGGGTTCCTCGAGCCCATCACCGACGCCCGACTCGCCCAGGCACTCGACGCCGCCGCCGCCGTGGGAGACGACCGGATTCAGGAGCAGACGCAGGGCCAGGTGAACCCCGAAACGTGGACGCACGGATCATCCGAGCAGCGCCAGGAGTGGTTCCTCGTGGGCATGAACAGCGGCGGTCCCGACGCCTGCAACACCTTCGACGCGGAACTCTGA
- the mgtE gene encoding magnesium transporter, which translates to MASLAELIEAGDVDALHEWLGETGVLETSEELARLDPDDKGLAFRLLPRDRALEVFELLDPPDQQQVLEGLRADRVRHIVESMDPDDRARLLDEMPAMVAHRLIGQLSPHERELTNVLLGYPPESAGRVMSPEFVSLHADMTVEEALAKVRQAGRAAETIYALPVTDGHRRLVGVVSLKKLVLEDTDAVVGDLMATDVHSVRVTDDQEYAARLIQEADLLALPVVDGDERIVGVFTFDDAMEVIEREETEDIARQSATTPLGRPYMSASAFGLARARATWLLVLIVAAGLTVQVLQHFEVELATVVTLALFIPLLSGTGGNSGSQAAVAVIRAMALGEVRFPDLPRVIWREARVGLMLGLMLGAASLIPVGLFFGSDMATVVGLTLVAICTWATLAGSMLPLLAQRFGVDPTVVSAPLITTLVDATGLIIYFLIARAVLDLTG; encoded by the coding sequence ATGGCGTCGCTTGCCGAACTCATCGAAGCCGGGGACGTCGATGCCCTGCACGAGTGGTTGGGCGAGACGGGAGTCCTCGAGACCTCCGAAGAGCTCGCCCGGCTCGATCCCGACGACAAGGGCCTGGCGTTTCGCCTGCTGCCGCGCGACCGCGCCCTGGAAGTCTTCGAATTGCTCGACCCGCCGGACCAGCAGCAGGTGCTCGAGGGCCTTCGTGCCGACCGGGTCCGTCACATCGTCGAGTCGATGGATCCTGACGACCGGGCCCGGCTGCTCGACGAGATGCCGGCAATGGTCGCCCATCGCCTCATCGGCCAGCTGAGCCCCCACGAGCGTGAGCTGACCAACGTGCTGCTCGGCTATCCGCCCGAGTCGGCAGGCCGGGTGATGAGCCCGGAGTTCGTCAGCCTGCACGCCGACATGACGGTGGAGGAGGCACTGGCGAAAGTCCGTCAGGCGGGGCGGGCCGCCGAGACCATCTACGCCCTGCCCGTAACCGACGGGCACCGCCGTCTCGTCGGCGTCGTGTCACTCAAGAAGCTGGTCTTGGAGGACACGGATGCGGTGGTCGGCGACCTGATGGCGACCGACGTGCACTCGGTCCGGGTGACCGATGACCAGGAGTACGCAGCCCGGCTCATCCAGGAGGCCGACCTGTTGGCGTTGCCGGTGGTCGACGGGGATGAGCGCATCGTCGGCGTGTTCACCTTCGACGACGCCATGGAGGTCATCGAGCGTGAGGAGACCGAAGACATCGCCCGCCAGAGCGCCACGACGCCGCTGGGTCGCCCCTATATGTCGGCATCGGCATTCGGACTGGCCCGTGCCCGCGCCACCTGGCTGCTCGTCCTCATCGTCGCCGCCGGGCTCACCGTCCAGGTGCTCCAGCACTTCGAAGTCGAGTTGGCGACCGTGGTCACGCTGGCCCTGTTCATCCCGCTGCTCAGCGGTACGGGCGGGAACTCGGGTTCACAGGCCGCGGTCGCAGTGATCCGGGCCATGGCGCTCGGCGAGGTGCGGTTCCCCGACCTGCCACGGGTCATCTGGCGGGAGGCACGCGTCGGCCTCATGCTCGGCCTCATGCTCGGCGCCGCCAGCCTGATCCCGGTCGGGCTGTTCTTCGGAAGCGACATGGCGACTGTGGTGGGGCTCACCCTGGTCGCCATCTGCACGTGGGCGACACTGGCCGGATCGATGCTGCCCTTGCTGGCTCAGCGGTTCGGCGTGGATCCCACGGTCGTGTCGGCGCCGCTGATCACCACGCTGGTCGACGCCACCGGGCTGATCATCTACTTCCTGATCGCCCGGGCAGTGCTCGACTTGACCGGGTAG